One Spiribacter halobius DNA segment encodes these proteins:
- a CDS encoding type B 50S ribosomal protein L31, whose amino-acid sequence MKKDIHPQYRPVVFQDISSDFAFLTRSTIRSNETITWEDGQEYPLIKVEISSASHPFYTGKQRVLSSGGRVDQFRKRFGNMAKGAKR is encoded by the coding sequence ATGAAGAAGGACATCCATCCCCAGTACCGGCCGGTGGTCTTCCAGGATATCTCCTCGGATTTCGCGTTCCTCACGCGCTCGACGATCCGCAGCAACGAGACCATCACCTGGGAGGATGGGCAGGAGTATCCGCTGATCAAGGTGGAGATCTCCAGTGCCAGCCACCCGTTCTACACGGGCAAACAGCGGGTGCTCTCCAGCGGCGGCCGCGTCGACCAGTTCCGCAAGCGCTTCGGCAACATGGCCAAGGGCGCCAAGCGCTGA
- a CDS encoding SirB2 family protein has protein sequence MGYMIAKHLHTTAVALTLILFLVRGAWMFADSGMLQRKWVRIVPHVIDTVLLLSALYLAIAVWGWPATFHGWITAKLLALIAYIVLGTIALKRGRTKGVRSAAFVGALLVFAYLVAVALSKQVVPV, from the coding sequence ATGGGCTACATGATCGCCAAGCACCTGCACACCACCGCGGTGGCCCTTACCCTCATTCTGTTCCTCGTGCGCGGGGCGTGGATGTTCGCGGACTCGGGGATGCTCCAGCGCAAGTGGGTACGCATCGTCCCCCACGTGATCGACACGGTGCTGCTGCTGAGCGCGCTCTACCTCGCCATCGCGGTGTGGGGCTGGCCGGCGACGTTCCACGGCTGGATCACGGCCAAGCTCCTGGCGCTGATCGCCTACATTGTGCTCGGCACCATCGCGCTGAAGCGCGGCCGCACCAAGGGCGTGCGCAGCGCTGCATTCGTGGGCGCGCTGCTGGTGTTCGCCTATCTGGTGGCGGTGGCGCTCA
- a CDS encoding citrate synthase, protein MAEKTVTLTDNATGKQTELPVLGGTHGPEVLDIRSLYKDLGYFTYDPGFSSTGSCRSDITFIDGDRGVLLYRGYPIEQLAEQSSFLEVARLLIHGELPTQSELDDFEHSITHHTMVNESLKNFFNGFHYNAHPMAMLTGVVGSLSAFYHDTIDINDPENRVLCAHRIIAKMPTIAAAAFKHMMGEPFVYPQNRLSYCGNLLNMLFARPTEEFEINPVAEKALDQLLILHADHEQNASTSTVRLAGSTGANPFAAIASGCAALWGPAHGGANEAVLNMLEEVGTVEQVPKYIEKAKDKNDPFRLMGFGHRVYKNYDPRATIIRKTCHEVLDELGVGNDPQLELAMRLEEIALADDYFVERKLYPNVDFYSGIIYRALGIPTEFFTVLFAIGRTPGWIAQWMEMVGDPEQRIGRPRQIYTGAAKRDYVPLHRRR, encoded by the coding sequence ATGGCCGAGAAGACCGTAACCCTCACCGACAACGCCACCGGCAAGCAGACCGAGCTGCCGGTGCTGGGCGGTACCCATGGCCCGGAAGTCCTCGACATCCGTTCGCTGTACAAGGATCTCGGCTACTTCACCTACGACCCGGGGTTCAGCTCCACCGGCAGCTGCCGCAGCGACATCACCTTCATCGACGGTGACCGCGGCGTACTGCTCTATCGCGGCTACCCCATCGAGCAGCTCGCCGAGCAGAGCTCGTTCCTGGAGGTGGCGCGGCTGCTCATCCACGGCGAGCTGCCGACGCAATCGGAGCTCGACGACTTCGAGCACTCCATCACCCACCACACCATGGTCAACGAGAGCCTGAAGAACTTCTTCAACGGCTTTCACTACAACGCCCATCCCATGGCGATGCTGACCGGCGTGGTGGGCTCGCTGTCCGCCTTCTACCACGACACCATCGACATCAACGATCCGGAGAATCGCGTGCTCTGCGCGCACCGGATCATCGCCAAGATGCCGACCATCGCCGCGGCGGCGTTCAAGCACATGATGGGCGAGCCGTTCGTCTATCCGCAGAACCGCCTCTCCTACTGCGGCAACCTGCTGAACATGCTCTTCGCCCGGCCCACCGAGGAGTTCGAGATCAATCCGGTGGCCGAGAAGGCGCTGGACCAGCTCCTCATCCTGCACGCCGACCACGAGCAGAACGCCAGCACCTCCACCGTGCGCCTGGCCGGCAGCACGGGCGCGAACCCGTTCGCCGCCATCGCCTCCGGCTGCGCGGCCCTCTGGGGGCCGGCCCACGGCGGCGCCAACGAGGCGGTGCTGAACATGCTCGAGGAGGTGGGCACGGTCGAGCAGGTACCGAAGTACATCGAGAAGGCCAAGGACAAGAACGACCCGTTCCGCCTGATGGGCTTCGGCCACCGGGTCTACAAGAACTACGACCCGCGCGCGACCATCATCCGCAAGACCTGCCACGAGGTCCTCGACGAGCTCGGCGTCGGCAACGACCCGCAGCTCGAGCTCGCCATGCGTCTTGAGGAGATCGCGCTGGCGGACGACTACTTCGTCGAGCGCAAGCTCTACCCGAACGTCGATTTCTACTCCGGCATCATCTACCGCGCCCTCGGCATCCCCACGGAGTTCTTCACCGTGCTCTTCGCCATCGGCCGCACACCGGGCTGGATCGCCCAGTGGATGGAGATGGTCGGCGACCCCGAGCAGCGCATCGGCCGCCCGCGCCAGATCTACACCGGCGCCGCCAAGCGCGATTACGTGCCGCTGCACCGGCGTCGTTGA
- a CDS encoding DUF3135 domain-containing protein — protein MEPRLEPFDFDSWSHLARRDPGAFESRRQAAIEAFMARQAPDRRERLRRLQWRIDRERERSGNPLGACRRLSDLMWRSFAGQGGLVEHLHALQGTAPPPSRRRAQILRFRPRR, from the coding sequence ATGGAGCCGCGGCTCGAGCCATTCGATTTCGACAGCTGGTCCCATCTCGCGCGGCGCGATCCGGGCGCGTTCGAGTCCCGCCGCCAGGCTGCCATCGAGGCCTTCATGGCGCGTCAGGCCCCGGACCGGCGCGAGCGGCTCAGGCGCCTGCAGTGGCGGATCGACCGCGAGCGCGAGCGCTCCGGCAATCCCCTTGGCGCCTGCCGGCGCCTCAGCGACCTGATGTGGCGCAGCTTCGCCGGCCAGGGCGGGCTGGTGGAGCACCTGCACGCCCTCCAGGGCACCGCGCCGCCGCCCAGCAGGCGCCGGGCGCAGATCCTGCGGTTCCGCCCGCGTCGCTGA